A window from Shewanella livingstonensis encodes these proteins:
- a CDS encoding IS5 family transposase (programmed frameshift), translated as MPRLMLTDEMWSKLKAILLDDRVYNKQEHRFTMEGILYRLRVGCPWRDLPEYFGLWNTIYRRFLLWSRKGILLRLFKTLSTNSDTEWEFIDGSYVKAHQHSSGASSDENQAIGLSRGGNTSKIHLAVDSFGLPIEFIVTGGEVHDSKAANALIELLPQSHFIIADKGYDSEAIRDKVRECGSKPVIPRRQNSKQGNGDIDWCLYKYRHLVENAFARLKHFRAIATRYDKLKINFESLLALACSIIWLPM; from the exons ATGCCCCGATTAATGCTCACTGATGAGATGTGGTCGAAGCTAAAAGCTATTCTGCTTGATGATAGAGTTTATAACAAGCAAGAGCATCGATTTACGATGGAAGGGATCCTTTACCGATTGCGTGTCGGCTGCCCTTGGCGAGATTTACCTGAATATTTTGGCTTATGGAATACCATTTACCGTCGTTTTTTACTGTGGTCAAGAAAAGGTATTTTACTCAGGCTGTTCAAAACATTATCGACTAATAGTGATACTGAATGGGAATTTATTGATGGAAGTTATGTAAAAGCCCATCAACACAGTTCAGGTGCATCATCTGATGAAAATCAAGCAATTGGGCTAAGTCGTGGTGGTAATACAAGCAAAATCCATCTCGCGGTAGATAGCT TTGGTTTACCGATAGAATTCATTGTTACAGGTGGAGAAGTTCATGATAGTAAAGCAGCTAATGCCCTTATTGAACTGTTGCCACAAAGTCATTTTATTATTGCAGACAAAGGCTACGACAGTGAAGCGATTAGAGATAAAGTGCGTGAATGTGGTTCCAAGCCAGTGATCCCTAGAAGACAAAATTCGAAGCAAGGAAATGGCGATATCGATTGGTGTTTATACAAATATCGGCATTTAGTTGAAAATGCTTTTGCTCGGCTTAAGCATTTTAGAGCGATAGCGACCCGCTATGATAAATTGAAAATTAATTTTGAAAGCCTGCTGGCTCTAGCTTGCTCTATAATTTGGCTGCCAATGTGA
- the punR gene encoding DNA-binding transcriptional activator PunR, whose translation MLSEQAFEMIDIVARVGSFTAAANKLNKVPSAVSYAIKQIEDDLGVILFERHHRSVSLTPAGEHFVAQSREIMTKLNNIKRDTQKVANGWRPSLSIAIDNMVRADKISGLIADFYRHFTDIELIIRLEVYNGVWEALSTGKSDIAIGATSSIPVGGTFKSRDMGMIQWSFLVGKNHPLAKAEHALTDEELLQYPSICLQDTAHNIAHRPNWLLNNQRRIVVPDWIRAINCFREGLGVGYMPYHLADIFIKAGALIEKQLATPKQDTACCLAWNIANMTPAMQWVLDHLGDTDKLKKEWLS comes from the coding sequence ATGCTTTCAGAACAAGCATTCGAGATGATAGATATTGTGGCCCGTGTGGGTAGTTTTACTGCCGCCGCCAATAAATTAAATAAAGTGCCGTCTGCGGTGAGCTATGCCATTAAACAGATTGAAGATGACTTAGGGGTCATACTGTTTGAGCGTCATCACCGTAGTGTTAGTTTAACCCCTGCTGGTGAACATTTTGTGGCGCAGTCGCGCGAAATCATGACTAAATTGAACAACATTAAACGTGATACCCAGAAAGTGGCCAATGGTTGGCGCCCTTCTTTATCCATTGCGATTGACAATATGGTGCGTGCTGACAAAATCAGCGGCTTAATTGCTGATTTTTATCGCCATTTCACCGACATTGAATTGATAATACGCTTAGAAGTTTATAATGGCGTGTGGGAAGCATTGTCTACTGGCAAGAGTGATATTGCCATTGGTGCAACCTCAAGCATTCCAGTAGGTGGCACATTTAAATCCCGTGATATGGGGATGATCCAATGGTCATTTTTAGTCGGTAAAAACCATCCTCTAGCCAAAGCTGAGCATGCATTAACCGATGAAGAATTATTGCAATATCCGTCAATATGCCTACAAGATACCGCACATAATATTGCTCATCGACCTAATTGGTTATTGAATAATCAACGTAGAATTGTAGTACCCGATTGGATAAGAGCAATAAATTGCTTTAGAGAAGGCTTAGGTGTGGGCTATATGCCATATCATTTGGCTGATATTTTTATTAAAGCCGGTGCGCTAATAGAAAAACAACTCGCCACCCCAAAGCAAGACACCGCCTGCTGTTTAGCTTGGAACATCGCCAATATGACGCCTGCTATGCAATGGGTATTAGATCATCTCGGCGACACCGATAAACTAAAAAAAGAGTGGCTTAGTTAA
- a CDS encoding Bax inhibitor-1/YccA family protein gives MNQQSVISPSLSTTDVNKMLKNTYMLLAMTLAFSAVTAGVAMAINLGPMMSLGLSLGSLVLLFVTLKKADSSAAIFWVFAFTGMQGASLGYILNHYAGMANGPGLIMQALGLTSIIFVSLSAYALTTKKDFSFMGGFLFAGLLVMIGAMVINIFVGSSILFMAMNAGIALLMTGFILYDTSRIVNGGETNYVRATISLYLDFLNLFISLLHLMGIGRDD, from the coding sequence ATGAATCAACAATCAGTTATATCACCTAGTCTATCGACTACTGATGTCAACAAAATGCTAAAAAACACTTATATGCTTCTGGCGATGACATTGGCATTTTCTGCTGTCACTGCTGGTGTAGCCATGGCAATCAACCTTGGTCCGATGATGTCATTAGGCTTATCGCTTGGTAGCTTAGTATTATTATTTGTAACCCTTAAAAAAGCCGACAGTTCTGCGGCTATCTTTTGGGTATTTGCCTTTACAGGTATGCAAGGCGCGTCACTTGGTTACATCCTTAATCATTATGCTGGTATGGCAAATGGTCCTGGGTTAATTATGCAGGCGTTAGGCTTAACCTCTATCATTTTCGTGTCGCTTTCAGCGTATGCATTAACTACTAAGAAAGACTTCTCATTTATGGGTGGCTTCTTATTTGCGGGTTTATTAGTGATGATCGGTGCTATGGTCATTAATATATTCGTCGGTAGCTCAATTTTATTTATGGCAATGAATGCAGGTATTGCATTGCTAATGACCGGTTTCATTCTGTATGACACCAGCCGTATCGTGAATGGCGGCGAAACAAACTACGTTCGTGCGACCATTTCATTGTACTTAGACTTTTTGAACTTGTTCATAAGCCTGCTACATTTAATGGGTATTGGCCGCGACGACTAA
- the tusD gene encoding sulfurtransferase complex subunit TusD, with protein MSKFIIQVNGSVYGSTASFRALSFCQSALANGHQIINVFFYQDGVTNSSALTCPASDEIDMHSNWQSLSLQYAIPLTNCVSAALRRGVLSPQDATENGKPQWNSSDAFTMGGLGELVVGIEHADRLISF; from the coding sequence ATGAGCAAATTCATCATTCAAGTAAACGGTAGCGTTTATGGCTCTACAGCCAGTTTTCGCGCGTTATCATTTTGCCAAAGTGCATTAGCTAATGGCCATCAGATTATCAACGTCTTTTTCTATCAAGATGGTGTAACCAACAGTAGCGCCCTCACCTGTCCTGCATCTGACGAAATAGATATGCATTCCAATTGGCAATCCTTGTCATTGCAATATGCGATACCACTAACTAATTGCGTTTCAGCTGCATTGAGGCGTGGTGTATTGTCACCACAAGATGCAACCGAGAATGGCAAACCACAATGGAATAGCAGTGATGCATTTACCATGGGCGGTTTAGGTGAATTAGTGGTCGGTATTGAACACGCTGACAGATTAATTAGCTTTTAA
- the tusC gene encoding sulfurtransferase complex subunit TusC, translating into MKSLVIIFRHAPLGTTSTREGLDFAMLSASFEQQVSIVFTNEAVLHLLAGQAPEQAGSKDYVSAFKALSLYDIDTVLVCAESMTTLGLQADELSISATIVAPQAITDALQAADEVLVF; encoded by the coding sequence ATGAAATCACTAGTGATTATTTTTAGACATGCACCATTGGGCACCACGAGTACCCGTGAAGGGCTGGATTTTGCCATGCTCAGTGCTAGCTTTGAACAACAGGTGAGTATTGTATTTACTAATGAAGCGGTATTGCATTTATTGGCAGGCCAAGCCCCCGAGCAAGCAGGCTCTAAAGATTATGTGTCAGCATTTAAAGCACTGTCACTTTATGATATAGACACTGTATTAGTTTGTGCAGAGTCAATGACCACATTAGGGTTACAAGCTGATGAACTGAGCATTAGTGCCACCATCGTTGCGCCGCAGGCAATAACTGACGCCCTACAAGCCGCAGACGAGGTATTAGTATTTTGA
- the tusB gene encoding sulfurtransferase complex subunit TusB, whose product MILHHIQTSVMTDDALSTCLRYIHPSDSILLSSDAVNCLLQIQWQQRLANIRLFVLHDDVVARGLAERLMMLATKVVASLEIIDYGQFVEQSLLHDKVLTW is encoded by the coding sequence TTGATATTACACCATATCCAAACATCAGTAATGACTGACGACGCCTTAAGCACTTGCTTGCGATACATTCACCCTAGTGACAGCATTTTATTGTCTAGCGATGCAGTGAATTGTTTATTACAGATTCAGTGGCAACAACGTCTTGCCAATATTCGCCTATTTGTACTGCACGATGATGTGGTTGCAAGAGGTTTAGCTGAACGCTTGATGATGTTAGCCACTAAAGTTGTGGCTAGTTTGGAGATTATTGATTATGGCCAATTTGTTGAACAGTCTTTATTACACGATAAGGTATTAACGTGGTAA
- a CDS encoding TusE/DsrC/DsvC family sulfur relay protein, whose product MVNFFEFNGLQIETDHQGYLKHINDWQEPMAVVLAATEKIELTEQHWEVIHFVRDFYLEYKTSPAIRVLVKAIGQRLGADKGNSKYLYTLFPIGPAKQATKIAGLPKPAKCL is encoded by the coding sequence GTGGTAAATTTTTTTGAATTTAATGGTTTGCAAATTGAAACCGATCATCAAGGTTATTTAAAGCATATCAATGATTGGCAAGAGCCAATGGCAGTGGTTCTTGCCGCAACTGAGAAGATTGAGTTAACTGAGCAGCACTGGGAAGTTATCCATTTTGTGCGTGATTTTTATCTAGAGTACAAGACGAGTCCGGCTATTCGAGTATTAGTGAAAGCTATCGGTCAGCGTTTAGGGGCGGATAAAGGTAACTCGAAATACTTGTATACCTTGTTCCCAATTGGCCCTGCTAAACAAGCCACCAAAATTGCCGGGTTACCCAAACCGGCCAAATGCTTATAA
- the serS gene encoding serine--tRNA ligase, translated as MLDPKFLRNELEITADRLATRGFIVDIDNLTQLEEKRKSLQVATEDLQASRNAISKSIGQAKARGEDTSSIMAQVGDLGAQLDAKKAELGELLQQINSIAMSMPNLPDESAPIGADENDNVEVRRWGTPKVFDFEVKDHLDLGEALGGLDFKSAVKITGSRFIIMRGQIARLNRALGQFMLDLHTTEHGYTETYVPLLVNEDSLLGTGQLPKFGEDLFHTKPATEEGQGLSLIPTAEVPLTNYVRDMIIDESELPMKMTALTSCFRSEAGSYGRDTRGLIRQHQFDKVELVQIAHPDNSMQALDEITGHAEKVLQLLNLPHRTMVLCTGDMGFGSSKTFDIEVWLPAQNTYREISSCSNMKDFQARRMQARYRSKVDNKPALLHTLNGSGLAVGRTLVAVLENYQNQDGTITIPEVLRPYMGGLSVIG; from the coding sequence ATGCTAGATCCAAAATTTTTGCGTAATGAACTTGAAATCACCGCCGATCGTTTAGCCACCCGTGGCTTTATTGTTGATATCGATAATTTGACCCAACTTGAAGAAAAGCGTAAATCGCTTCAAGTAGCTACAGAAGACTTACAAGCGTCGCGTAACGCGATATCTAAGTCGATTGGTCAAGCTAAAGCGCGCGGCGAAGATACCAGTTCCATTATGGCGCAAGTAGGGGATTTAGGTGCGCAGCTTGATGCTAAGAAAGCTGAGCTTGGTGAGTTATTACAACAAATTAATAGCATAGCCATGAGCATGCCAAACTTGCCAGACGAATCAGCACCAATAGGCGCTGATGAAAATGACAATGTTGAAGTGCGTCGTTGGGGCACCCCAAAAGTATTCGACTTTGAAGTGAAAGATCATTTAGATTTAGGCGAAGCCTTAGGCGGATTAGATTTTAAAAGCGCTGTTAAAATTACTGGCTCACGCTTTATTATCATGCGTGGCCAAATTGCTCGTTTAAATCGTGCTTTAGGTCAGTTTATGCTAGACCTACACACCACTGAACATGGTTATACCGAGACCTATGTACCGTTATTGGTTAACGAAGATAGCTTATTAGGCACAGGGCAGTTACCTAAGTTCGGTGAAGATTTATTCCACACCAAACCCGCTACTGAAGAAGGCCAAGGTTTATCGCTTATTCCTACTGCTGAAGTGCCACTCACCAACTATGTCCGCGACATGATTATTGATGAAAGTGAACTGCCAATGAAAATGACTGCGCTAACGTCATGTTTCAGAAGTGAAGCCGGCTCTTATGGTCGTGACACTCGTGGTTTGATCCGTCAGCATCAATTCGACAAAGTAGAGTTGGTGCAAATTGCTCACCCAGATAATTCAATGCAAGCGCTTGACGAAATCACAGGACATGCAGAAAAGGTATTGCAGTTATTAAACTTACCACATCGCACCATGGTGTTATGTACGGGTGATATGGGCTTTGGTTCAAGTAAAACCTTTGATATTGAAGTGTGGTTACCGGCGCAAAATACTTACCGTGAAATTTCATCTTGTTCTAACATGAAAGATTTCCAAGCCCGCAGAATGCAAGCTAGATACCGTAGTAAAGTCGATAATAAACCTGCTTTATTGCACACCTTAAATGGTTCTGGTTTAGCAGTTGGTCGTACATTAGTGGCCGTGCTTGAAAATTATCAAAATCAAGATGGTACTATCACAATACCTGAAGTATTACGTCCATATATGGGCGGCTTAAGCGTCATAGGCTAA
- the crcB gene encoding fluoride efflux transporter CrcB: MTNVFLVALGGSIGAVLRYLLSIFMIQLFGSSFPFGTLLVNLLGSFLMGVVYALGQLSHISPEIKALIGIGLLGALTTFSTFSNETLLLLQEGLWHKAILNVLLNVTLCLFMVYVGQQLIFSRV, encoded by the coding sequence ATGACTAATGTGTTCTTGGTGGCATTAGGTGGGTCAATTGGTGCTGTTTTACGCTATCTTCTTTCAATTTTTATGATCCAGCTATTTGGAAGCAGTTTTCCTTTTGGTACACTGTTAGTCAATCTATTGGGATCGTTTTTAATGGGCGTAGTTTATGCGCTAGGGCAGTTGAGTCATATTAGCCCTGAAATTAAAGCGCTTATTGGCATTGGCCTATTGGGCGCATTAACCACCTTTTCGACTTTCTCAAATGAAACCTTACTGCTGTTGCAAGAAGGCTTATGGCATAAAGCTATATTAAATGTGTTGTTGAATGTCACCTTATGTTTATTTATGGTGTATGTAGGCCAACAACTTATATTTTCTCGCGTTTAA
- a CDS encoding replication-associated recombination protein A, with protein MANLGFDFAPDFRPLAARMRPREISEYVGQAHLLGEGQPLRKALEANRAHSMLLWGPPGTGKTTLAELIAHYANAHVERISAVTSGVKDIRAAIEQAKAIAQSRGQRTLLFVDEVHRFNKSQQDAFLPFIEDGTVIFIGATTENPSFEINNALLSRARVYLINRLSSDEINLIVTQALTDVERGLGKRQLTLPADVAKQLADISDGDARKALNLLELMSDLVTDAGAFTTEMLTQVAGHQAAGYDKNGDQFYDLISAVHKSVRGSAPDAALYWYCRILEGGGDALYVARRLLAIASEDIGNADPVAMTVALNAWDCYHRIGPAEGERAIAQAVLYLASAPKSNAVYSAFNTARELAKQTGHEPVPNHLRNAPTKLMKEIGFGKEYRYAHNESAAYAAGENYFPESLQHSQFYQPSNRGFEKRIQDKLAQLTQLDQQSEDKRYD; from the coding sequence ATGGCTAACTTAGGTTTCGATTTTGCCCCAGATTTTCGCCCCTTGGCTGCGCGTATGCGCCCAAGGGAAATTAGTGAGTACGTTGGTCAGGCACACTTATTAGGTGAAGGGCAACCGCTACGTAAGGCGCTCGAGGCAAATCGAGCGCACTCAATGTTACTCTGGGGCCCTCCCGGTACCGGAAAAACGACCTTAGCAGAGCTCATTGCTCATTACGCTAATGCGCATGTCGAACGTATTTCTGCGGTAACATCGGGTGTGAAAGATATTCGCGCCGCCATAGAACAAGCCAAGGCTATCGCTCAAAGTCGTGGTCAACGTACTTTGTTGTTTGTTGATGAAGTGCACCGCTTTAATAAAAGTCAGCAAGATGCCTTTTTACCTTTTATTGAAGACGGTACGGTTATTTTTATTGGCGCAACTACCGAAAACCCCTCATTTGAAATCAACAACGCCTTACTATCACGGGCGCGCGTTTACCTTATTAATCGCCTAAGTTCTGACGAAATAAACTTAATTGTTACCCAGGCGCTAACCGATGTTGAACGTGGTTTGGGCAAACGTCAGTTAACATTACCTGCCGATGTGGCTAAACAATTAGCCGACATTAGCGATGGTGATGCTCGCAAAGCCTTAAACTTATTGGAGTTAATGAGCGATTTAGTCACAGATGCAGGAGCCTTTACCACCGAAATGCTCACCCAAGTCGCTGGGCACCAAGCCGCAGGTTATGATAAGAACGGCGATCAATTTTACGATTTAATTTCTGCGGTACATAAGTCTGTGCGTGGCTCTGCGCCCGATGCCGCTTTATATTGGTATTGCCGTATTTTAGAAGGCGGCGGCGATGCTTTGTATGTCGCACGGCGTTTATTAGCTATTGCCTCAGAAGATATAGGTAATGCTGACCCAGTGGCCATGACCGTAGCACTCAATGCGTGGGACTGTTATCACCGTATCGGCCCCGCGGAAGGCGAGCGAGCCATTGCGCAAGCCGTGTTATATTTAGCCAGTGCACCTAAGAGTAATGCCGTTTATAGTGCATTCAATACAGCACGTGAGTTAGCTAAGCAAACAGGGCATGAGCCAGTGCCGAATCACTTACGTAATGCACCTACAAAATTGATGAAAGAAATCGGTTTTGGTAAAGAATATCGCTATGCTCATAATGAATCTGCGGCATATGCTGCCGGCGAAAATTACTTCCCAGAATCATTACAGCACAGCCAGTTTTATCAGCCCAGCAACAGAGGCTTTGAGAAACGCATTCAAGATAAATTGGCGCAATTAACCCAGCTTGATCAACAAAGCGAGGACAAACGCTATGACTAA
- the lolA gene encoding outer membrane lipoprotein chaperone LolA, with amino-acid sequence MNKRFAVLSLLLTTSLSCFAAMADDATELRAKLSNIDSLHATFTQQVTDINNKPIQTGSGVFALAYPNQFYWHLTQPDESLIVADGVNLWIYNPFAEEVTVMDVAQAVDASPMALLVHRDQATWDKYSVSKRVVNPKSSCFDIQPKKLNSNVVAVSVCFESSQLVKFNLTDEQGNLSQFSLTEQRTVKANEANIFKFAVPDDVDIDDQRLKQAN; translated from the coding sequence ATGAATAAACGTTTTGCTGTATTAAGCCTATTATTGACAACCAGTTTAAGTTGCTTTGCGGCGATGGCCGATGATGCAACTGAATTACGCGCAAAGTTATCTAATATTGATAGCTTGCATGCGACATTTACCCAACAAGTGACCGACATTAATAATAAGCCAATCCAAACCGGCAGCGGTGTATTTGCGCTAGCGTATCCGAATCAATTTTATTGGCATTTAACTCAGCCAGATGAATCATTGATTGTGGCCGATGGCGTTAATTTGTGGATCTATAATCCCTTTGCTGAAGAAGTGACCGTAATGGATGTTGCCCAAGCGGTTGATGCGTCGCCAATGGCTTTGTTAGTGCATCGAGATCAAGCCACCTGGGATAAATACTCAGTGAGTAAACGTGTTGTTAATCCTAAATCCAGTTGTTTTGATATCCAACCTAAAAAGCTCAATAGCAATGTTGTAGCGGTAAGTGTATGTTTTGAATCTAGTCAGCTAGTTAAATTTAACTTAACGGATGAGCAAGGTAATCTAAGCCAATTTTCGCTTACCGAGCAGCGCACAGTAAAAGCGAACGAAGCCAATATATTTAAGTTTGCTGTACCTGATGATGTTGATATAGATGACCAACGATTAAAGCAAGCTAATTAG